A region of Zootoca vivipara chromosome 15, rZooViv1.1, whole genome shotgun sequence DNA encodes the following proteins:
- the APPBP2 gene encoding amyloid protein-binding protein 2, which yields MAAVELEWVPETLYNTAISAVVDSYGRARRRDIRSLPENIQFDVYYKLYQQGRLCQLGSEFCELEVFAKVLRALDKRHLLHHCFQALMDHGVKVASVLAYSFSRRCSYIAESDATVKEKAIQIGFVLGGFLSDAGWYSDAEKVFLSCLQLCTLHDEMLHWFRAVECCVRLLHVRNGNCKYHLGEETFKLAQSYMDKLAKHGQQANKAALYGELCALLFAKSHYDEAYKWCIEAMKEISVGLPVKVVVDVLRQASKACVVKREFKKAEQLIKHAVYLAREHFGAKHPKYSDTLLDYGFYLLNVDNICQSVAIYQTALDIRQSVFGGKNIHVATAHEDLAYSSYVHQYSSGKFDNALFHAERAIGIITHILPEDHLLLASSKRVKALILEEIAIDCHNKETEQRLLQEAHDLHLSSLQLAKKAFGEFNVQTAKHYGNLGRLYQSMRKFKEAEEMHIKAIQIKEQLLGQEDYEVALSVGHLASLYNYDMNQYENAEKLYLRSIAIGKKLFGEGYSGLEYDYRGLIKLYNSIGNYEKVFEYHNILANWNRLRDRQFSVTDALEDVSTSLQSTEEVVQSFLMSQTAEGQIC from the exons CTTTACCAACAAGGCCGACTATGCCAGCTGGGTAGTGAATTCTGCGAACTGGAagtttttgcaaaggtgcttcgAGCTTTAGATAAAAG ACATCTACTTCACCACTGTTTTCAGGCATTGATGGACCATGGAGTAAAGGTGGCATCAGTGTTGGCCTATTCGTTCAGCAGGAGGTGTTCCTACATAGCGGAATCAGATGCTACTGTAAAAGAAAAAGCTATCCAGATTGGATTTGTCTTAG GAGGCTTCCTCTCGGACGCCGGCTGGTACAGCGATGCTGAGAAGGTCTTCCTCTCCTGCCTTCAGTTATGTACCCTTCACGACGAGATGCTCCATTGGTTTCGTGCAGTGGAGTGTTGCGTGAG GTTGCTGCACGTCCGGAACGGCAACTGTAAATACCACCTGGGAGAAGAAACGTTCAAATTAGCACAGTCTTACATGGACAAGCTAGCAAAGCACGGCCAGCAAGCCAACAAAGCTGCTCTATATGGGGAGCTGTGTGCCCTGCTCTTTGCAAAGAGCCATTACGATGAG GCTTACAAATGGTGCATAGAAGCCATGAAGGAGATCTCAGTTGGATTGCCAGTAAAAGTAGTCGTGGACGTTTTACGGCAAGCTTCTAAG GCTTGTGTTGTAAAACGTGAATTTAAGAAAGCCGAACAGTTAATAAAACATGCGGTGTATCTCGCACG GGAGCACTTTGGAGCCAAACACCCAAAATATTCAGACACACTACTAGACTATGGGTTTTACTTACTCAACGTAGACAATATATGCCAGTCGGTTGCAATTTATCAG ACCGCGCTAGACATCAGACAGTCAGTATTTGGGGGCAAAAACATCCATGTCGCGACAGCTCACGAAGACCTGGCTTACTCTTCCTATGTTCACCAGTACAGTTCTGGGAAGTTTGACAATGCGCT ATTCCATGCGGAGCGTGCGATTGGCATCATAACCCACATTCTCCCAGAAGACCACCTTCTCCTTGCCTCCTCCAAAAGAGTCAAAG CACTGATCTTGGAGGAGATTGCGATTGACTGTCACAATAAGGAGACAGAACAAAGGCTACTCCAGGAAGCCCACGACTTACACCTGTCTTCGCTCCAGCTTGCCAAGAAAGCCTTTGGGGAGTTCAACGTGCAGACGGCAAAACACTATGGTAACCTTGGCAGGCTTTACCAGTCCATGAGGAAAtttaag GAAGCGGAAGAGATGCACATCAAAGCGATCCAGATCAAGGAGCAGCTTCTCGGCCAAGAAGATTACGAAGTTGCTCTTTCCGTGGGACACCTTGCCTCGCTCTACAACTACGACATGAATCAGTACGAAAACGCCGAAAAGCTTTATTTGAGATCCATAGCAATTG ggAAGAAGCTTTTTGGGGAAGGTTACAGTGGACTAGAATATGACTACAGGGGCCTCATTAAACTGTACAATTCCATTGGCAATTACGAGAAGGTATTTGAGTACCACAACATTTTGGCCAACTGGAACCGGTTGCGGGATCGGCAGTTTTCAGTGACAGACGCCCTTGAGGACGTGAGCACCAGTCTGCAATCCACTGAAGAAGTTGTCCAGTCTTTCCTGATGTCTCAGACCGCCGAAGGACAGATTTGCTAA